The segment GCCGACACTGGCATGAACCGGGATGCCAAGCCCCTGAATCGCCTGCATGAATCCGGTGTGCGCATACACGCCGCGTATGCCGCCGGAGCTAAGAACAATGCCAATGCGAGCAGATCCCGGCATCTTGAAACCCCTCTTTCTCTATAGTGCTGCTGACTCAATCATGATGGCCTCCACAACACTCTTTCTTCGTATCACCAGTTTTGCTGGCTCTCGCATTCACTATATTGTAGAGAGGGATCCAGATCAATGCGAAATACCAGCCATAGGCCCAGGCCTCTACCAATCCGATTAGAAAGCTTTTCATGCTAATCCATTCGAAACCGGGAAACAGAACCTGCCATGCAGTATACATGGCATATTGGGGAAATAGCAGGTCAAAACCGACACATAATGCAAAAGTAATTGCCAAAAACAGGCTGGTGGCATGGCCGACAGCCGATAATGAGATTCGAGTTCTCACAGTATTCATTTTCAACCTCCATCACCCATAACGGGTGTATTAAGTAAGGAATGTTGGCCCTTGCCTTTCTTTGTGATTGGTGTAGATATCGTCCCTGCATAAAGGCACGGGCTGCACCTGATGGCGGTGGCCAACTAACACCTGATGCAGGCCAATGTCGCCTTCATCAAAGTAGTACGCACAGCCGGTCATATATAAACGCCATAAACGATACGTCACCTCGCTGGAATGATGTATTGCCTGCTCACGATGCCGTTCCAGATTTGCTATCCATTTACGCAATGTGAGAGCATAGTGCCTGCGTAAACATTCTACATCCAGTGTTTCAAAACCTGCATTTTCCATTGCCTCGATAACGGTGCTAATTCGAGCCAGTTCACCATCCGGAAAGATATAACGATTCATAAAACGTGTCAGTGGTGTACGCTGCCAGCCGGTTTCACTGGTGATGCCATGATTCAGAAACAGTCCATCAGGTTTCAATACGCTTTTAACCTTATTAAAATAGGTTGGAAAGTTTTTGATCCCAATATGCTCAAACATACCGACACTGACTACTCGGTCGTAGCAACCTTCATCGGGTAGATCCCGATAATCACGTAATTCAATCTGTATCTGTTGTTCCAGGCCTTCGTCTCGCACCCTGTTTACTGCAAAATGCTGTTGTTCTTCGCTTAGTGTTATGCCATGGACAGTAACGCCATAATGCCGGGCAGCATGTATGGCCAGAGCACCCCAACCACAACCAATATCAAGTAGGGCCTGACCCGGTTGTAAACGTAGCTTTCGGCACAGGATATCCAGTTTATCGGTCTGCGCATCAGCGAGAGACTGTTGTTCAGTATGGAAATACGCGCAGGAATACACCATTTCAGGATCAAGCCAGAGTCGATAGAATTCATTACTGACATCGTAGTGATGTGAGATACTGGCTTTGGAATTGCGATGCGCAGTTAATTTGGCGCGCCACTTTTTAATTGAAGCATTCCTGTGCTCCCCGGGCAGGCGCAGAGCCTTGAACATCAGGTTTAGCCGAGTCCCCAGTGACAGATCCCGGCTACTCAGGTGCGTCCTGAGATCAAACAAAGACTCAAAATCACCTTCCACATCAATATCATTGGTCAAATAGGAATCTGCCAGACGTAATAAATTACGGTGGAGCAACAGGTCTCCTAAAGCAGCGGGCGTTCTAAAAATGATGATACAGAGTGCGCTGGGCGTTCCATGTGCCAGTGTGCCGTCCCACAGCCTGATAGCAACAGACCCGTTATACCCAGTCATAATCGTAGAGATAATTTCTGCACCGAGTTTAGCGCTATAATCTGATGACATTACTGCTGAACTCCCTGGCAGCGCAGTATCCACAAGTGGTTCCTGCTTTTTCTCTGAAGAAATCATTTCAGTGCCTCCTCGCTTAATAAAACTAAATTCAATGACCTTTTTATTAGCTTAACTTCGAGTCTACAACCTGTACGTTAGGCACAGGTCAAGCTTGCATAATACATTTTTCTGGAAAAAATGTAGAATGGACTACGTAAGCAGAGAAAATCTATGATTCGAGTCCTTAACCGCAGAGGTTGAGGAGAGTCGCAACGGATCTTATGCAGAAGCCAAAAACGTCAACATATTGAAAGAAGAATAAAAAAATGAAGAAAAATATCGTTATTATCGGCAATGGTTTTGCATCGTTGTTTTTGATCGGATACTTCCTGGTGCTGCCTGTTTTTCCTTTCTTCATCTCCTTCTTCCGGAGAGTTTACTCGCGTTATGACATCATGCTAATTGGCAACGGCCAATTCATCTACTTTCCTGCCATACCAGAATTTATCATAGGGAAAAAATCAAAAAAAGGCATCACTATAGACATTCGTTCCTTCCTGAAGCGAAGAAACATTCGCTTCATCGATGACATGGTAACCGACATCCAGGATGGCGGCAGAACCGTGATTACAACAAAGGGAAGTTATAGCAACGATGCCCTGTTCATCGGTACCGGCCCGGCATTCATGGTGGACGACATTCCTGGTACCCGTGAACATACTTATTCACCCTGCAGCGGGCCGGATACGATGGAAGCATTTGTCGAGAAACTAAACAGCCTGTCGGAAGGTATCGTCTACGTCGGCTTCAAGCTCAATAAACGTGACGGATTTGTCGCCGGTCGTGGTGGACAGATGTATGAATGTGCCACCCTGCTGGATTTTGCCCTGAAAAGAAGAGGTGTCAGGGACAAGTTTGAAATTCACCTGTTCTCACCCAACCTCGAACCGGGTGCTACCGGTGCGATAACTGACCGATTGCTGGAGCGTGGCATTATTCTCGATTATGGTTATGAACCGGCAGAGTTTGTAAAAGGTGGATTACGGGACACTGATGGCACTACCAGGAAGGCCGACCTTGTACTGTTTACACCCGGTATAATCGCACCTGAGTGGGTAGATAAATCCTGCCTGCCAGTCTCGGTCGGCGGGCATATCGACGTCGACAGATACGGACAGGTTAAGGGTCTGGATAATGTGTTTGCCGCGGGCGATTGCAGTAACCATGAAAACCCCCCGCCCTGGGTCCCGCATCAGGCCCACATGGCGCAGCTACGCTCTGAATCAGCAGCTAAAAACCTGAAATCTGTGTTGGAAGGGAATGAGCCTTCCGATACCTATCGATTTGAGCTTTCCTGCATTCTGAACATGGAAAACGACGGCATGTGGTTGCACGCCGCCAGTGATGACAAACCACCATTCTGGGGCATTTTCCCCAAACACTCGAAGAAGCTCATTACCGTTAAAAATATGTTTGAGCATATTTATCTGTTTTATTTGCGTTATCTGTAGAAAAACAACTGTCTCTCGCAGGGTTCGCAGAGAACGCATGGAGGTCAAAAGCTTTTTCCCACATGGGTTGATTGATGTCGGCGCGAATTGTTTTTGTAGGTGCGAATTCATTCGCACACGAACCTCCATCGTCGCCACTTTGTCCGAATTAATTCGAACCTACAATTATTTTTCTTTTGGTTTCCCTGCGTTCGCTGCGAACTCCGCGAGTGAATAGCATTTCAGAAGTTGTCCTGATACAGGACTACGGACGCCCACCAATTTGCTTTTTGTATTTGTCTAATTTGTCATCAAACGATTTCATCATTGTGCCATATGCACGACTGTTCTGATTTTCCATCTCAGTTTGCTCTGCCGATTTAACTTCCGGCGCACACCCTGGTGATTCCTGGTTGGATTCATCACAGTTATCAGGGC is part of the bacterium BMS3Abin11 genome and harbors:
- the cfa gene encoding cyclopropane-fatty-acyl-phospholipid synthase, whose translation is MISSEKKQEPLVDTALPGSSAVMSSDYSAKLGAEIISTIMTGYNGSVAIRLWDGTLAHGTPSALCIIIFRTPAALGDLLLHRNLLRLADSYLTNDIDVEGDFESLFDLRTHLSSRDLSLGTRLNLMFKALRLPGEHRNASIKKWRAKLTAHRNSKASISHHYDVSNEFYRLWLDPEMVYSCAYFHTEQQSLADAQTDKLDILCRKLRLQPGQALLDIGCGWGALAIHAARHYGVTVHGITLSEEQQHFAVNRVRDEGLEQQIQIELRDYRDLPDEGCYDRVVSVGMFEHIGIKNFPTYFNKVKSVLKPDGLFLNHGITSETGWQRTPLTRFMNRYIFPDGELARISTVIEAMENAGFETLDVECLRRHYALTLRKWIANLERHREQAIHHSSEVTYRLWRLYMTGCAYYFDEGDIGLHQVLVGHRHQVQPVPLCRDDIYTNHKERQGPTFLT
- a CDS encoding pyridine nucleotide-disulfide oxidoreductase → MKKNIVIIGNGFASLFLIGYFLVLPVFPFFISFFRRVYSRYDIMLIGNGQFIYFPAIPEFIIGKKSKKGITIDIRSFLKRRNIRFIDDMVTDIQDGGRTVITTKGSYSNDALFIGTGPAFMVDDIPGTREHTYSPCSGPDTMEAFVEKLNSLSEGIVYVGFKLNKRDGFVAGRGGQMYECATLLDFALKRRGVRDKFEIHLFSPNLEPGATGAITDRLLERGIILDYGYEPAEFVKGGLRDTDGTTRKADLVLFTPGIIAPEWVDKSCLPVSVGGHIDVDRYGQVKGLDNVFAAGDCSNHENPPPWVPHQAHMAQLRSESAAKNLKSVLEGNEPSDTYRFELSCILNMENDGMWLHAASDDKPPFWGIFPKHSKKLITVKNMFEHIYLFYLRYL